The following are encoded together in the Brassica napus cultivar Da-Ae chromosome A9, Da-Ae, whole genome shotgun sequence genome:
- the BNAA09G47940D gene encoding uncharacterized protein BNAA09G47940D, with product MGCCVSFPTADQKDDSISGKSTSPPPSVVEEETVVKEVLSETTLVTDNTTSNKIPEGKEKKPGAVNVAPDPGLTENGLVELEKGSEVSEICSLSESLLSIVNECNEEEAKQRKLQGVRQRSPEKSRNRVMVHNYPTRITDMSPRKRNAEGGGEEEAGSVRLVPSGTGQRDPNKRSGRRRSRSVMIGPTRDHYCTDSGRANLSLGRVRPEPNKNGSDHHQWLSCGAAGDNEVSTPIDSFENSLVTLESFIFL from the coding sequence TGGGTTGTTGCGTCAGCTTCCCCACCGCCGACCAGAAAGATGATTCCATCTCCGGCAAGAGCACATCACCGCCTCCATCCGTCGTTGAAGAAGAGACAGTAGTCAAAGAAGTCTTGTCTGAAACCACATTGGTAACTGACAACACGACGTCGAACAAGATTCCAGAAGGCAAGGAGAAGAAACCCGGAGCTGTCAACGTAGCTCCAGACCCTGGTTTAACGGAGAACGGTTTGGTTGAACTGGAGAAAGGATCAGAAGTTTCAGAAATTTGCAGTTTGAGCGAGAGCCTGCTTTCTATCGTGAATGAGTGCAATGAGGAGGAAGCGAAACAGAGGAAACTGCAAGGAGTGAGACAAAGATCCCCGGAGAAATCTCGGAACCGGGTCATGGTTCATAATTACCCAACCCGGATAACCGATATGTCGCCCCGTAAGAGAAACGcggaaggaggaggagaagaagaagctggcTCGGTGAGGCTGGTGCCTTCGGGTACGGGTCAGAGAGACCCGAATAAAAGATCCGGGAGGAGAAGGTCCAGGTCAGTCATGATAGGTCCGACTCGGGATCATTATTGTACGGACAGTGGCAGAGCAAATCTGTCTCTGGGTCGGGTGAGACCTGAGCCTAATAAGAACGGGTCGGATCATCATCAGTGGCTGAGTTGCGGTGCAGCTGGAGATAATGAAGTATCTACCCCTATCGACTCATTTGAGAACTCTCTTGTCACATTAGAGAGTTTCATCTTTCTTTGA